One genomic region from Augochlora pura isolate Apur16 chromosome 7, APUR_v2.2.1, whole genome shotgun sequence encodes:
- the LOC144472210 gene encoding FIGNL1-interacting regulator of recombination and mitosis isoform X5, whose amino-acid sequence MELKMDSESSFASLLEDSFSDNETVDEAADYSSKIKDALEKFSQIFDAELLHRTLQECLSSCPDNSLEEKMFQEMLPFAHRLLSQELDRIGELINSDGDVLDNAKRHLSNSHDLLIVWEKSIERASKLQKMPAINLKFLLEDASDVIKLVFEHCRASTKLYGTLFEGVSEKLTNLFRKAKTILNLFLATLEGVIVFGTDTESETELLVKVVDRIGSLVSIAHALDLKTFVETSKMFGKLAVTHQHVIKRTNPTNITLHLEQLAKDVTSMLFLLQKSLDTADERKIKVAGHSLKILDRLLAAYYSNISSETLLCVVELIIQMHRCNPACLRRCQISAKLIELINAHISRGTEPFLNTTFKHADFKQIFFEYKHRTNFDKLGYHLLIISVMRKLVNMPYEQHCDWTLGAESIVDVALTSISDIQEDICAGDIKLPGGHDAGERPRLATLYETTHVLICGLISQVPPDGFCAIELILLKHLLSDRLWSALLSSDIWCFIGRIGSSELCADHVKYLLRVYASLLERGNNFEVVILENLIGRLYSLLSDETRHSIITDFDDFENPSWYAVTSFLPTKTKSFLQKRLACAVNEIPGRFLELQQQPTVQNWNRITTLLLLIGKLNYNEEKNIVDTVSQMWNCISSTIEIFEDRQVDIVSEFTRKLFEATQPENIQDDTFYTLLEAMLTSLLCLPPHVRATASHYLKDNVNKFGNCGSKTANALAELNCRLLEDNNPWENIAERVSSSLSV is encoded by the exons aaaatggACAGCGAAAGTTCGTTCGCTTCTTTGCTCGAAGACTCGTTTTCCGACAACGAAACAGTTGATGAAGCCGCAGATTACTCgtcgaagataaaa GATGCGTTGGAAAAATTTAGCCAGATATTCGATGCAGAACTTCTGCATCGGACACTGCAAGAATGCCTGTCCTCTTGTCCAGACAATTCATTGGAAGAAAAAATGTTCCAAGAAATGCTTCCTTTTGCGCACCGTCTATTGTCTCAG GAGCTCGACCGAATTGGTGAATTGATAAACTCCGACGGAGATGTTTTGGACAATGCAAAGCGACATTTATCCAATTCTCATGACTTGTTAATTGTGTGGGAAAAGTCCATTGAACGAGCTTCGAAACTACAGAAAATGCCTGCgatcaatttgaaatttttattggagGACGCATCTGATGTAATTAAGCTGGTCTTCGAACACTGTCGTGCGAG CACGAAATTGTACGGAACTTTGTTCGAGGGCGTATCggaaaaattaacgaatctCTTTCGTAAGGCGAAAACGATCTTGAACCTATTCCTGGCCACTTTGGAAGGTGTAATCGTTTTCGGCACGGATACGGAATCGGAAACGGAGCTGCTAGTGAAAG TGGTTGATAGAATTGGGTCTCTGGTCAGCATCGCGCATGCATTGGATCTGAAGACGTTCGTGGAAACGTCGAAAATGTTCGGTAAGCTAGCAGTTACTCACCAGCATGTCATCAAACGAACGAATCCAACAAACATCACGTTGCATCTCGAACAGTTAGCGAAAGACGTGACGTCAATGCTTTTCTTGCTTCAG AAGTCTCTCGACACTGCAGacgaaaggaaaataaagGTAGCTGGtcattcattaaaaattttggaCAGATTGCTCGCAGCCTATTATTCCAATATAAGCAGCGAAACCCTTCTGTGCGTGGTCGAGCTTATTATACAAATGCATAG ATGTAATCCTGCCTGTCTGAGAAGATGCCAGATTTCTGCTAAATtgatcgaattaataaacgcTCACATTTCAAGGGGCACAGAGCCGTTCTTGAATACCACTTTCAAACACGCCGACTTCAAGCAG ATCTTCTTCGAGTACAAGCATCGAACGAATTTCGACAAACTCGGTTAccatttgttaattattagtGTTATGAGGAAATTAGTAAACATGCCTTACGAACAGCACTGTGATTGGACGCTGGGCGCAGAGTCGATCGTCGATGTCGCGTTAACAAGCATTTCGGACA TACAGGAAGATATTTGCGCGGGAGACATAAAGTTGCCAGGTGGCCACGACGCTGGGGAGCGACCAAGATTGGCCACACTGTATGAAACCACGCACGTCCTAATTTGTGGTTTGATCAGTCAGGTCCCTCCAGATGGATTCTGTGCTATCGAgctaattttattgaaacatttgtTGAGCGATCGACTTTGGAGCGCTCTTCTCAGCTCGGACATTTGGTGCTTCATAGGACG aattgGTTCTTCTGAACTATGCGCTGATcacgtgaaatatttattgaggGTCTACGCGTCGTTGCTGGAACGAGGCAACAACTTCGAAGTTGTCATTCTAGAGAACTTGATCGGAAGATTGTACAGTTTGCTTTCGGATGAAACGAGGCATTCGATTATAACCGACTTCGACGATTTCGAGAATCCATCCTGGTATGCAGTTACGAGCTTTCTGCCGACAAAAACGAAATCGTTTCTGCAAAAACGTTTGGCCTGCGCGGTCAACGAAATTCCCGGAAGATTTTTAGAACTGCAACAACAACCCACGGTGCAAAATTGGAATCGTATT ACGACGCTGCTACTTTTAATCGGGAAACTTAATTATAACGAAGAGAAGAACATCGTGGACACAGTTTCGCAAATGTGGAACTGCATTTCGAGTACAATCGAGATTTTCGAGGACAGACAAGTGGATATAGTGTCGGAATTCACGCGGAAACTGTTCGAGGCCACGCAACCGGAAAATATTCAAGATGACACATTCTACACG CTTCTGGAAGCAATGTTAACGTCGCTTTTATGTTTACCGCCACATGTGAGGGCAACTGCGTCACATTATTTGAAGGACAACGTCAACAAATTCGGCAATTGCGGTTCTAAAACCGCGAACGCATTGGCAGAACTGAATTGTCGTCTTTTGGAAGACAATAATCCGTGG GAAAACATCGCTGAGCGAGTCTCTTCCAGCTTATCTGTCTAG